The genomic region GTCTTTGTCTTTGTTGTGATGTTTCTTTGTTAATGTAATTCTTTTGGATAGTGATATATGTACAATCTGATATTTTTCCCTGCAAAGCGGTGTTAGTTATGATAGCTTATGCTGTGTTAGGCCATTACTGCTGCAAGCACGAGGAAAGATGAAGCTATCTTTAATGAAATCCAGAGCCAGCTGAAGCACAACAATGTGACTGTGGATGTGAAAGCAACTTCAGAATCAAATGTAAGTGGAATTATCTGTTCCCGTAACAATTGCACTGTTTTCTTGTAAAATAAACCATAGTTTTGTTTTTCACCAGGTGATAACTACAATCACAGTTCATGAGCTGGGCACACCAGGCTTGAAGGCAATTTTATGTGTTCCTTTCCCGTACCAGAAATCTGCAAAGGTATATATTCCTTTCATTTCTAGGTCAAGCAACTTCTGTACTGGATTCACACTCCAATTAaatctcttttctcttttgtgGTTTTAGGCTGAACTCCAGTATTTGCACCACCATGCTGGTGTTGCTGCAAGTGTTGGCCTAAATGCAAACCCTGTTGTTAACCTTTCTGGTGTATTCGGAACTAAAGCTATTGCTGTTGGCGCTGATGCTGCATTTGATACTTCTTCTGGGGACTTAACCAAATACAATGCTGGACTGAGCTACACGACGCCTGACTTTGTTGCTGCAGCGACTTTGTAAGTAGTCTGTCACAATGCTTAACAGTTTCTGTTTGTAACTGTTATTAGTGTCCTAGGGATCACATTTGCCCTTAGCACCAATGCCATCTCTAGGGAAATTATGAAGTAGAAAAACTGTGCGTGATGTATCTTCTTAAGTTCTTAGTAGCACACGTTGTGACAGACAAATGTGCGACCAGCATAAATAATTCTGGTTATGAACTAAGCTGATTTTGCATTTCAGGAACAACAAAGGAGACAACATTGCCGCTTCCTACTACCACTCGGTGAGTCCAACCACAGCCGTCGGAGGAGAACTGAGCCACAGCTTCTCGACCAACGGGAACACCATCACCTTTGGGACGCAGCATGCCCTGGACCCTCTGACCACTGTGAAGGCACGCTTCAACAACTACGGCATGGCAAGTGCACTGATCCAACACGAGTGGAGGCCCAAGTCACTGGTCACCATCTCCACGGAGGTGGACACCAAGGCCATCGAGAAGAGCTCTAAGGTTGGGCTCTCCCTGGTCCTCAAGCCCTGAGGTCACCAGCTTCTGCTTTTGGGATGTtaggtttatttttatttttatcagCAGCTGAAGTCCAGTAAACAAGCTTGGACTAAACTTGTCAACTTTGGTGCCCATCCCATAAACTCAATTCGTTGTCTGTTACCATATCCTAAACTACCTGAGAGGTTTATGTTACAATTTACGTCGTGCTTCTGATTCTTTTCGCTGTCTAATATTGGGTGTTGTTTGGCTCACCCCTTAAATTTGGAGAAACTTCGGTATGGTTCACCATTACCCAGATTTTAACTATTTGATCGATCGCATCTTTATATTCATACAAATCGCAATTGTCTCATGCACGTGTTCCTGAAGCTCTAGCTACATGGATTGGTTGAACAATCTTTATGCCGTTCGCAAGCTCTTTCTGAAAATTCTGTGCTGCCTTTTTTTCCTTTTGAAAGAGCCGGTCCAGTCTGATTTGTCAGATAAGGCACCGAACAAACAGAACATGCAGCTGGCTGCGATCTGAAAGAAGCAGAAAACGCAGCCGGGATTTTCCATGGACATTACATGATCAGGTGGAGCCGAGGGTGTGAAAGGGAAACTAACAGTTGGAGATTTTGAAATGTACATTACATGACCAGCAACTATTGCAGAGAAGACATTCCCAAACCCATTCCAGCCCCCTCGCCATCGTCGTAGCACGCGGCGATCTCTCCGGAGGCGCCTCTCCCTGGAGAAGTCGTGGTGTTCGTAGTCGTAGGCGTCTCCTGGGCCTGGATGagcagcagcggcggcggcgtccCTGACGCCCTCCTCGACGTCGGAGTTCTTCTCGACCAGCTGCCTGAACATTGACGACTTGAGCAGGAGGCTGAGCGCGGTGGAGTGGAGGAGCCTCTCTTCCTCATGCCGCCCGCACCGGGAGACGCCATGGACATAGGGGCCTCCTTGCCGCCGCCGCAGCTACTATGGTCCAGTAGGAACTTGCCTCGCGGGAGCATCTGGGTCGTCTCCGCCTGGCGGTGGAGCTGCCTGCATCACGAGCGCCGCCTCCGGGTTGAAGGCTGCCGGAGCTGCACTTGGGTGCCGTTTGGTTCAAGAAATGTAACACAAATGATAATTGTTTACGCTCGATTActggcggtaacaaatttgaatatgTTGGTATCAAATTTTAGTGTGGTATATAATTACGGTTgaactaaaacaaacatgatttaacgttatcagttacccattacgttacaaatatgtgaacttgGTTTCAGCCACTTTCAGCCATGTGACGTTAGGATCTCACGTCGAAGTTGGCGACCGCGTTCACGCCTTTCTACTCTATCGCCGCGATGTCGTGTATACGCGGGCGCCTTCTTCTTGAGTGACTGGAACGGAACAGGTAGAGGTACTTGTTCCCCAAAACACGCCCAATTCTTACTTCCCATCTCCCGTTTTGATGACGCATGTGCAGTGTCTTGAGCATCTGACGTTAGATGCAGCTTTGGGGCTACTAGTTAATGGAGACATCGAATCAgttcttttttcctttttatttcgtCGTAAAAAATATACAGGACTTGCTAAAACTCAGGTGTCTGAATTTATATTTCCTTTCACTTTCAGACGACAGTTAAACAGTTATTGCATTGTGATTTTTAGACATAACCTATAACTTTCGGTTACTACTCATTAGACAAAGCCATTAAGATAATTAACAATTTGTAATTGTTTCTATGAGGATAAAAATTTGCTATGTAATGACAAAAGCAACAATTTACTTGTACTAGTCGTTGGTGGTGTCGTCAGAGTCTAGATCGATTATTTTTTACATAGGTTTTAAAACTAGCTAGATGTTAAATTAGAAATAGATTTAGTTTGCTTGTCT from Zea mays cultivar B73 chromosome 6, Zm-B73-REFERENCE-NAM-5.0, whole genome shotgun sequence harbors:
- the LOC541796 gene encoding voltage-dependent anion channel protein 2 → MAAAGPGLYSEIGKKARDLLYKDYHTDQKFTLTTYAANGAAITAASTRKDEAIFNEIQSQLKHNNVTVDVKATSESNVITTITVHELGTPGLKAILCVPFPYQKSAKAELQYLHHHAGVAASVGLNANPVVNLSGVFGTKAIAVGADAAFDTSSGDLTKYNAGLSYTTPDFVAAATLNNKGDNIAASYYHSVSPTTAVGGELSHSFSTNGNTITFGTQHALDPLTTVKARFNNYGMASALIQHEWRPKSLVTISTEVDTKAIEKSSKVGLSLVLKP